Proteins encoded within one genomic window of bacterium:
- the ligA gene encoding NAD-dependent DNA ligase LigA, which produces MSTEAVQAEIERLSREIDEHNYRYNVLNQPIISDAEFDRLFRRLQELEAAHPAFALPDSPTQRVGAPIQTGFASVTHRVPMLSLANAFDDAELTAWDTRLHKLLEREGDLAFTLEPKIDGLAVSLIYERGRLVRASTRGDGVTGEDVTANIRTIRDIPWDLPPYASDHPIEVRGEVYMAKADFEEMNAERAAQGESLFANPRNAASGALRQLDPRITAKRPLRFFAYATLGLEGITTQYGALEQTGRLGFPVYEGIRLVNGLEAVIKAYRDFGAERDALPFEIDGVVIKLNSLADQERLGAVGREPRWAIAYKFPAIQATTRLVDIEIQVGRTGTLTPVAHLVPVEIGGVTVSRATLHNEDEIRRKDLLIGDWVVVQRAGDVIPQIVKSIPERRDGTERDFEMPSHCPVCGSLTVRLEGEVARYCTGGLKCPAQVVESIKHFASRRAMDIEGLGIKVAETLVEHGLVKDVADVYYLTREQLLSLERFAEKSADNLLAALDSSKQQPLERLIFALGIHEIGEQTARLLARRYRSIERLSQATAQELQAIPTIGPSLSESLVDFFAEAHNQEVLAKLRAAGVVMELEGEADVPVVGPLAGKTFVFTGKLDRMSRPDAEALVLRLGGAAGSSVTKKTDYLVAGADAGSKLEKANKLGIQVLSEDEFHDMVEALTVEA; this is translated from the coding sequence ATGTCGACGGAGGCCGTCCAGGCCGAGATCGAGCGCCTGTCGCGTGAGATCGACGAGCATAACTATCGCTACAACGTGCTTAACCAGCCGATTATCAGCGACGCGGAGTTCGATCGGCTCTTCCGGCGCCTGCAGGAACTCGAGGCGGCGCACCCCGCGTTCGCCCTCCCCGACTCGCCGACCCAGCGGGTCGGCGCCCCCATCCAGACCGGCTTTGCGAGCGTCACCCACCGGGTGCCCATGCTCTCCTTGGCCAACGCCTTCGACGACGCGGAGCTCACGGCCTGGGATACGCGCCTGCACAAGCTCCTGGAGCGCGAGGGGGATCTGGCCTTCACCCTCGAGCCCAAGATCGACGGGCTCGCCGTCTCCTTGATCTACGAGCGCGGACGCCTGGTGCGGGCCTCCACCCGCGGCGACGGGGTCACGGGCGAGGACGTCACCGCCAACATCCGCACGATCCGCGACATCCCCTGGGATCTGCCTCCCTACGCCTCGGACCACCCCATCGAGGTGCGCGGCGAGGTCTACATGGCCAAGGCCGACTTCGAGGAGATGAACGCCGAGCGCGCCGCCCAGGGCGAGAGCCTCTTCGCCAACCCCCGCAACGCGGCCTCGGGCGCTTTGCGCCAGCTCGACCCCCGCATCACGGCCAAGCGCCCCCTGCGCTTCTTCGCCTACGCCACCCTCGGCCTGGAGGGGATCACCACCCAGTACGGCGCCCTTGAGCAGACCGGTCGCCTGGGCTTCCCGGTGTACGAGGGCATTCGCCTGGTCAACGGCCTGGAGGCCGTGATCAAGGCCTACCGCGACTTCGGGGCCGAGCGTGATGCCCTGCCCTTCGAGATCGACGGGGTGGTCATCAAGCTCAACAGCCTCGCCGACCAGGAGCGGTTGGGGGCGGTCGGGCGCGAGCCCCGCTGGGCGATCGCCTACAAGTTCCCCGCCATTCAGGCCACCACGCGCCTCGTGGACATCGAGATCCAGGTGGGCCGCACCGGCACCCTGACCCCGGTCGCGCACCTGGTGCCGGTCGAGATCGGCGGGGTCACCGTCAGCCGCGCCACCCTCCACAACGAGGACGAGATCCGGCGCAAGGACCTGCTCATCGGCGACTGGGTCGTGGTGCAGCGCGCTGGCGACGTGATCCCCCAGATCGTCAAGTCGATCCCCGAGCGGCGCGACGGCACCGAGCGCGACTTCGAGATGCCCAGCCACTGCCCGGTCTGCGGCTCGCTCACGGTCCGCCTCGAGGGCGAGGTCGCCCGCTACTGCACCGGCGGCCTGAAGTGCCCCGCCCAGGTGGTCGAGAGCATCAAGCACTTCGCCAGCCGCCGGGCCATGGACATCGAAGGGCTCGGCATCAAGGTGGCCGAGACCCTGGTCGAGCACGGCCTGGTCAAGGACGTGGCGGACGTCTACTACCTGACGCGCGAGCAGCTCCTCTCGCTGGAGCGCTTCGCCGAGAAGAGCGCGGACAACCTGCTTGCGGCCCTCGATTCGAGCAAGCAGCAGCCTCTCGAGCGCTTGATCTTCGCGCTCGGCATCCACGAGATCGGCGAGCAGACCGCGCGCCTCTTGGCCCGGCGCTACCGCTCGATCGAGCGCCTTTCGCAGGCGACCGCCCAAGAGCTGCAGGCCATCCCGACCATCGGCCCCAGCCTCAGCGAGAGCCTGGTGGACTTCTTCGCCGAGGCCCACAACCAGGAAGTCCTCGCCAAGCTGCGCGCGGCCGGCGTGGTGATGGAGCTCGAAGGCGAGGCGGACGTGCCCGTGGTGGGGCCCCTTGCAGGCAAGACCTTCGTCTTCACGGGCAAGCTGGACCGCATGAGCCGTCCCGACGCGGAGGCCCTGGTCCTGAGGCTCGGTGGGGCGGCCGGCAGCAGCGTCACCAAGAAGACCGACTACCTGGTGGCGGGCGCCGACGCGGGCTCCAAGCTCGAAAAGGCCAACAAGCTCGGCATACAGGTCCTCAGCGAGGACGAGTTCCACGACATGGTCGAGGCCCTGACCGTCGAAGCATGA
- a CDS encoding trypsin-like peptidase domain-containing protein codes for MAGSARAAAHLKRWLFGAAVLLFVAAPTPSVAAKPAPPPQPPANFVALVNRVSPAVVNIDVEQQVRRRFPDWFGTGEGATTRIKRGVGSGFLISSDGLIVTNNHVVQGQSKLVVTLWGGRTLPGRLLGSDPLTDLALVKIEGRGLPSLPLGNSDRAQVGEWVLALGSPLGLRRTVTSGIVSSTNREVSINERLGFIQTDAAINPGNSGGPLVNMAGQVIGINAVIAAEAQGIGFAIPVNALKLILDDLRTKGRVERAWLGISFAGITPDLIEQFPELRGKEGLVVARVAAGSPAQRAGLKPEDVIVAFEGKKVTAARDLIADMARHKPGDRVTLTVQRGKRRQEVTLTLGTMPEREAQPAAPDEEP; via the coding sequence ATGGCGGGATCAGCGCGCGCCGCGGCGCACCTCAAGCGATGGCTTTTTGGGGCGGCCGTGCTGCTCTTCGTCGCAGCCCCCACCCCGTCGGTGGCGGCGAAGCCGGCCCCGCCGCCCCAGCCGCCCGCGAACTTCGTCGCCCTGGTCAACCGGGTCAGCCCCGCGGTCGTCAACATCGACGTGGAGCAGCAGGTTCGCAGGCGCTTTCCCGACTGGTTCGGGACCGGCGAGGGCGCGACCACCCGCATCAAGCGCGGGGTCGGCTCGGGCTTCTTGATCTCATCCGACGGCCTCATCGTCACCAACAACCACGTGGTGCAGGGCCAGAGCAAGCTGGTGGTCACCCTGTGGGGCGGTCGTACGCTTCCCGGCCGACTCCTCGGCAGCGATCCGCTCACGGATCTGGCCCTGGTCAAGATCGAGGGCCGGGGCCTGCCCTCGCTGCCGCTGGGCAACTCGGATCGGGCCCAGGTCGGCGAGTGGGTGCTCGCCCTCGGCAGCCCGCTCGGTCTCCGACGCACCGTCACGTCGGGCATCGTCAGCAGCACCAACCGCGAGGTCTCGATCAACGAGCGCCTCGGCTTCATCCAGACCGATGCGGCCATCAACCCGGGCAACTCGGGGGGGCCCCTCGTCAACATGGCGGGCCAGGTGATCGGCATCAACGCGGTGATCGCGGCCGAGGCCCAGGGCATCGGCTTCGCCATCCCGGTCAACGCCCTCAAGCTCATCCTCGACGACCTGCGCACCAAGGGCCGGGTGGAGCGGGCCTGGCTCGGCATCAGCTTCGCGGGGATCACCCCCGACCTGATCGAGCAGTTCCCCGAGCTGAGGGGGAAGGAGGGCCTGGTGGTGGCTCGGGTCGCGGCCGGCAGCCCCGCCCAGCGCGCCGGCCTGAAGCCCGAGGACGTGATCGTGGCCTTCGAGGGCAAGAAGGTGACGGCCGCTCGCGACCTGATCGCGGATATGGCCCGCCACAAGCCGGGCGATCGCGTCACCCTGACCGTCCAGCGCGGCAAGCGCCGCCAGGAGGTCACCCTGACGCTCGGGACCATGCCCGAGCGCGAGGCCCAGCCCGCCGCCCCCGACGAGGAGCCCTGA